A genomic segment from Lagenorhynchus albirostris chromosome X, mLagAlb1.1, whole genome shotgun sequence encodes:
- the SNX12 gene encoding sorting nexin-12 isoform X2 encodes MSDTAVADTRRLNSKPQDLTDAYGPPSNFLEIDIFNPQTVGVGRARFTTYETNLPIFKLKESCVRRRYSDFEWLKNELERDSKIVVPPLPGKALKRQLPFRGDEGIFEESFIEERRQGLEQFINKIAGHPLAQNERCLHMFLQEEAIDRNYVPGKVRQ; translated from the exons ATGTCGGACACGGCAGTAGCTGACACTCGGCGCCTTAACTCGAAGCCGCAGGACCTGACCGACGCTTACGGGCCGCCAAGTAACTTCCTGGAGATCGACATCTTTAACCCACAGACGGTGGGCGTGGGCCGCGCGCGCTTCACCACCTATGAG ACAAACCTACCTATCTTCAAGCTGAAGGAGTCCTGTGTACGACGGCGCTACAGTGACTTCGAGTGGCTAAAAAATGAGCTGGAGCGAGATAGTAAG ATTGTAGTACCACCACTGCCTGGGAAAGCCTTGAAGCGGCAGCTCCCTTTTCGAGGAGATGAAGGGATCTTTGAGGAGTCCTTTATTGAAGAAAGGAGGCAGGGCCTCGAACAGTTTATTAACAA AATTGCTGGGCACCCACTGGCTCAGAACGAACGCTGCCTACACATGTTCCTGCAGGAGGAGGCAATTGACAGGAACTACGTCCCTGGGAAGGTGCGCCAGTAG
- the SNX12 gene encoding sorting nexin-12 isoform X1 gives MSDTAVADTRRLNSKPQDLTDAYGPPSNFLEIDIFNPQTVGVGRARFTTYEVRMRTNLPIFKLKESCVRRRYSDFEWLKNELERDSKIVVPPLPGKALKRQLPFRGDEGIFEESFIEERRQGLEQFINKIAGHPLAQNERCLHMFLQEEAIDRNYVPGKVRQ, from the exons ATGTCGGACACGGCAGTAGCTGACACTCGGCGCCTTAACTCGAAGCCGCAGGACCTGACCGACGCTTACGGGCCGCCAAGTAACTTCCTGGAGATCGACATCTTTAACCCACAGACGGTGGGCGTGGGCCGCGCGCGCTTCACCACCTATGAGGTTCGCATGCGG ACAAACCTACCTATCTTCAAGCTGAAGGAGTCCTGTGTACGACGGCGCTACAGTGACTTCGAGTGGCTAAAAAATGAGCTGGAGCGAGATAGTAAG ATTGTAGTACCACCACTGCCTGGGAAAGCCTTGAAGCGGCAGCTCCCTTTTCGAGGAGATGAAGGGATCTTTGAGGAGTCCTTTATTGAAGAAAGGAGGCAGGGCCTCGAACAGTTTATTAACAA AATTGCTGGGCACCCACTGGCTCAGAACGAACGCTGCCTACACATGTTCCTGCAGGAGGAGGCAATTGACAGGAACTACGTCCCTGGGAAGGTGCGCCAGTAG